In one Umezawaea sp. Da 62-37 genomic region, the following are encoded:
- a CDS encoding TRAP transporter fused permease subunit, producing the protein MAGVPVERVSSSPEERPDVAELVAEYDEERPARGLTGRWELGVGIAALVIALLVLKQVFDPFSKGNQYYLVVFLGLTLPLVFLAYRPWRSAGDSPGPLDWALALVALLVGLYPVLGGYDAFLDRQGQLSTLDVVAGALLLVLVLEACRRTTGLVLPVVCLVFLAYAYYGGFLPQGWDVAHAGIDFSQIVNALYNDASGFFGTPLDVAATYIVLFTIYGAVLDSSGAGKFFVDISFAAFRNSRTAPGRTAALSGFLLGTVSGSGTATTVSLGAVTWPMLRKAGYPRENAGGLLAASGIGAILSPPTLGAAAFIIAEYLRTSYLDVLLWATVPTLLYYLGIVLAVEADARRFGAKPVAVDSPSAWKLLLRGGYHFLSLGIIVLFLALDIPPFAAVVYATGVAALFALAARWRSRESGFLVAWLRSVADALASGVRGALPVIAVCAAAGIITSTITKTGLGQVLASALVHAARAVSSNPTVVLALTVVFAAVAVGVLGLAVPVTASFIISWVVIGPALADLGVAAPERAMFIFYYAVLSEVTPPTALAAVAAAAITGGAVMKTMWQTWKYTLPAFLVPIAFVLTDNGSALLLQRSAVDAVWVTAVSAIGVAALAVVTGGWLISRAGLPERLLCVPAALLLLYLQPVTIAAGIGFLAVAVVVHLVLRKGRTQDA; encoded by the coding sequence GTGGCTGGTGTTCCAGTGGAGCGGGTCAGCTCCTCGCCGGAGGAGCGGCCGGACGTCGCGGAGCTGGTGGCCGAGTACGACGAGGAGCGCCCCGCCCGCGGGCTCACCGGGCGCTGGGAACTCGGCGTCGGGATCGCCGCCCTGGTCATCGCGCTGCTGGTGCTCAAGCAGGTGTTCGATCCCTTCAGCAAGGGCAACCAGTACTACCTGGTGGTGTTCCTCGGGCTGACGCTGCCGCTGGTCTTCCTGGCCTACCGGCCGTGGCGCTCGGCGGGCGACAGCCCCGGCCCCTTGGACTGGGCGCTCGCGCTGGTCGCGCTGCTCGTGGGCCTGTACCCGGTGCTCGGCGGCTACGACGCGTTCCTCGACCGGCAGGGGCAGCTGTCGACGCTCGACGTCGTCGCGGGCGCGCTGCTGCTCGTGCTGGTGCTGGAGGCCTGCCGCCGCACCACCGGGCTCGTGCTGCCGGTCGTGTGCCTGGTGTTCCTCGCCTACGCCTACTACGGCGGGTTCCTGCCGCAGGGCTGGGACGTCGCGCACGCGGGCATCGACTTCAGCCAGATCGTGAACGCGCTCTACAACGACGCGAGCGGGTTCTTCGGCACCCCGCTGGACGTCGCCGCGACCTACATCGTGCTGTTCACCATCTACGGCGCGGTGCTCGACTCCTCCGGCGCGGGCAAGTTCTTCGTCGACATCAGCTTCGCGGCGTTCCGCAACTCCCGCACCGCGCCCGGCCGCACCGCCGCGCTCTCCGGGTTCCTGCTCGGCACGGTGTCCGGCTCGGGCACCGCGACGACGGTCAGCCTGGGCGCGGTCACGTGGCCGATGCTGCGCAAGGCGGGCTACCCGCGGGAGAACGCGGGCGGACTGCTCGCCGCGTCCGGCATCGGCGCGATCCTCTCGCCGCCCACGCTGGGCGCGGCGGCGTTCATCATCGCCGAGTACCTCCGGACGTCGTACCTGGACGTGCTGCTGTGGGCGACCGTGCCCACGCTGCTGTACTACCTCGGGATCGTGCTCGCGGTCGAGGCCGACGCCCGCCGGTTCGGCGCGAAACCCGTCGCCGTGGACTCGCCGAGCGCGTGGAAGCTGTTGCTGCGCGGCGGTTACCACTTCCTGTCGCTCGGGATCATCGTGCTGTTCCTGGCGCTGGACATCCCGCCGTTCGCCGCCGTCGTGTACGCGACCGGCGTCGCCGCGCTGTTCGCGCTGGCCGCCAGGTGGCGTTCGCGCGAAAGCGGTTTCCTGGTGGCGTGGCTGCGATCCGTGGCCGACGCGCTGGCCTCGGGGGTGCGCGGCGCGCTGCCGGTGATCGCGGTGTGCGCGGCGGCCGGGATCATCACGTCCACCATCACCAAGACCGGACTGGGCCAGGTGCTCGCGTCCGCTCTGGTGCACGCGGCCCGCGCGGTGTCGTCGAACCCGACCGTCGTGCTGGCGTTGACGGTGGTGTTCGCGGCGGTCGCGGTCGGCGTGCTCGGCCTCGCCGTGCCGGTCACCGCGTCGTTCATCATCTCGTGGGTCGTCATCGGACCCGCGCTGGCCGATCTCGGCGTCGCCGCGCCGGAACGCGCGATGTTCATCTTCTACTACGCGGTCCTGTCCGAGGTGACGCCGCCGACCGCGCTGGCCGCCGTGGCCGCCGCCGCGATCACCGGCGGCGCGGTGATGAAGACGATGTGGCAGACGTGGAAGTACACGCTGCCCGCGTTCCTCGTGCCGATCGCGTTCGTGCTGACGGACAACGGGTCCGCGCTGCTGCTCCAGCGCTCGGCGGTGGACGCGGTGTGGGTCACCGCGGTGTCCGCGATCGGCGTGGCGGCGCTGGCCGTCGTCACGGGCGGCTGGCTGATCAGCCGGGCGGGCCTGCCGGAGCGCCTGCTCTGCGTGCCCGCCGCACTGCTGCTGCTGTACCTCCAGCCGGTCACCATCGCCGCCGGGATCGGGTTCCTGGCGGTGGCCGTGGTCGTGCACCTCGTGTTGCGGAAGGGGAGAACCCAGGATGCGTAG
- a CDS encoding DUF3558 domain-containing protein produces the protein MSTFRSGFALLAAALVLAGCTSEVGGSAGSDTTEKAPGTSSPPPTTSKKAPQPVRPKVIKIDTIDPCRVFADDQVKQLGVTPGKRQDADLVEKGKAPGCVYLASGSFTYQVVLIPNQGIDYWREGSGNVDRKETQVSGFDAVQTNLIGQSDQCSFWIDVSDGQLVYVNYLPIKTMKLDQVCGNAQKGAELALATLTTLA, from the coding sequence ATGTCCACATTCCGTTCCGGTTTCGCCCTGCTCGCCGCAGCCCTGGTGCTGGCGGGGTGTACCAGTGAGGTCGGTGGCAGCGCTGGGAGCGACACCACCGAAAAGGCTCCCGGAACGTCAAGCCCCCCTCCGACGACTTCCAAGAAGGCGCCCCAGCCGGTTCGGCCCAAGGTGATCAAGATCGACACCATCGACCCGTGCAGGGTTTTCGCCGATGACCAGGTCAAGCAACTGGGCGTCACCCCCGGCAAGCGGCAGGACGCCGACCTGGTCGAGAAGGGCAAGGCGCCCGGCTGCGTCTACCTGGCGAGCGGGAGCTTCACCTACCAGGTGGTCCTGATCCCCAATCAGGGAATCGACTACTGGCGTGAGGGGAGTGGCAACGTCGACCGGAAGGAAACCCAGGTCTCCGGATTCGACGCCGTCCAGACGAACTTGATCGGTCAGAGCGACCAGTGCAGCTTCTGGATCGACGTCTCGGACGGTCAGCTCGTCTACGTGAACTACCTGCCGATCAAAACCATGAAACTCGACCAGGTGTGCGGAAATGCGCAGAAGGGCGCTGAGCTGGCACTGGCGACGCTCACAACGTTGGCGTGA
- the purD gene encoding phosphoribosylamine--glycine ligase, whose translation MRVLVIGSGAREHALVLALAKDPEVIALACAPANAGIAGLAEVYGVDVGDAGAVAALAEEWNADLVVVGPEQPLVAGAADAVRAAGIPCFGPSKDAARIEGSKAFAKDVMSAAGVPTATSEIVDTSARLDSALNRFGPRWVVKDDGLAAGKGVVVTSDRAVARAHAMTLLEGGHPVLLESFLDGPEVSLFCLTDGTTVVPLLPAQDFKRVGDGDAGPNTGGMGAYSPLSWGGPDLVDIIVSTCVQPVVDEMRARGNPFTGLLYAGLAMTSTGPQVIEFNCRFGDPETQSVVSLLRTPLARLFLAAANGDLAAHPPLDWADGYAVTVVIAAEGYPGMPRTGDVIGGSEAEGVLHAGTRRREDGAVVSTGGRVLSVVGTGDSLADARTDAYARVASVHLTGSHHRTDIALKAANGEVTTP comes from the coding sequence GTGCGTGTCCTGGTCATCGGGTCTGGCGCCCGTGAACATGCCCTTGTCCTCGCTCTGGCGAAGGACCCCGAGGTGATCGCGCTTGCCTGCGCACCGGCGAATGCCGGGATAGCGGGGCTGGCCGAGGTCTACGGGGTCGACGTCGGCGACGCCGGGGCTGTCGCCGCCCTGGCCGAGGAGTGGAACGCCGACCTTGTAGTGGTCGGCCCCGAGCAGCCCCTCGTGGCGGGCGCGGCCGATGCCGTGCGCGCCGCGGGCATCCCGTGCTTCGGCCCGTCGAAGGACGCGGCCCGGATCGAGGGCTCCAAGGCGTTCGCGAAGGACGTCATGTCCGCCGCGGGCGTCCCGACGGCGACGAGCGAGATCGTCGACACCTCGGCACGCCTGGACTCCGCGCTCAACCGGTTCGGCCCGCGCTGGGTCGTGAAGGACGACGGCCTCGCCGCCGGCAAGGGCGTCGTGGTCACCAGCGACCGCGCCGTGGCCCGCGCGCACGCCATGACCCTGCTCGAAGGCGGCCACCCGGTCCTGCTGGAGTCGTTCCTCGACGGCCCCGAGGTCTCGCTGTTCTGCCTCACCGACGGCACCACCGTCGTCCCGCTGCTGCCCGCCCAGGACTTCAAGCGCGTCGGCGACGGCGACGCGGGCCCCAACACCGGCGGCATGGGCGCCTACTCCCCCCTCTCGTGGGGCGGCCCCGACCTCGTCGACATCATCGTCAGCACCTGCGTGCAGCCCGTCGTCGACGAGATGCGCGCCCGCGGCAACCCGTTCACCGGCCTGCTCTACGCCGGGCTCGCCATGACCTCCACCGGCCCGCAGGTCATCGAGTTCAACTGCCGCTTCGGCGACCCCGAGACCCAGTCGGTCGTCTCCCTGCTCCGCACCCCCCTCGCCCGCCTCTTCCTGGCCGCCGCGAACGGCGACCTCGCCGCCCACCCCCCGCTCGACTGGGCCGACGGCTACGCCGTCACCGTCGTCATCGCCGCCGAGGGCTACCCCGGCATGCCCCGCACCGGCGACGTCATCGGCGGCAGCGAAGCCGAAGGCGTCCTGCACGCCGGCACCCGCCGCCGCGAGGACGGCGCCGTCGTCTCCACCGGCGGCCGCGTCCTCTCCGTGGTCGGCACCGGCGACTCCCTCGCCGACGCCCGCACCGACGCCTACGCCCGCGTCGCGAGCGTCCACCTCACCGGCTCCCACCACCGCACCGACATCGCCCTCAAAGCCGCGAACGGCGAGGTGACCACCCCGTAG
- a CDS encoding glycerophosphodiester phosphodiesterase, with protein sequence MARTVLAGVVLTTMALVGIAVLPIASAAQQDTGGVSAQRWQHSDGPLVIGHRGSAGYRPEHTLASYELAVRMGADYLEPDLVSTRDGKLVTRHENEIGGTTDVSSHPEFTGRKATKVIDGVALTGWFTEDFTLAELKTLRAKERIPETRARNTLYDGRFEIPTFQEVVDLQRRLSKELRRDVGIYPETKHPTYFQEIGLALEPKLVDALNRNGLNRPDAKVFVQSFEVANLKTLNRSLRVPIVQLVNGSGAPYDFTKAGDKRTYDDLVTPAGLKEVATYADGIGPSKDRIIPRDAAGFLLAPTNLVKDAHAAKLVVHPFTFRNENAFLPADYRSSTDPAAYGRAFDEYAKFFATGIDGLFSDNADTAVEALASTRR encoded by the coding sequence ATGGCGCGCACGGTTCTCGCCGGGGTGGTGCTCACCACCATGGCGCTCGTAGGCATCGCGGTGCTGCCCATCGCATCGGCGGCGCAGCAGGACACCGGCGGGGTTTCCGCCCAGCGGTGGCAGCACTCCGACGGCCCGCTGGTCATCGGGCACCGCGGCTCGGCGGGCTACCGGCCCGAGCACACGCTGGCGTCCTACGAGCTGGCCGTGCGGATGGGCGCGGACTACCTCGAGCCGGACCTGGTCTCCACCAGGGACGGCAAGCTCGTCACCCGGCACGAGAACGAGATCGGCGGCACGACCGACGTCTCGTCGCACCCGGAGTTCACGGGCCGCAAGGCGACGAAGGTGATCGACGGGGTGGCGCTGACCGGCTGGTTCACCGAGGACTTCACGCTGGCCGAGCTGAAGACGCTGCGCGCCAAGGAGCGCATCCCGGAGACGCGGGCCCGCAACACCCTCTACGACGGCCGGTTCGAGATCCCGACGTTCCAGGAGGTCGTCGACCTCCAGCGGCGGCTCTCCAAGGAGCTGCGGCGCGACGTCGGGATCTACCCCGAGACCAAGCACCCCACGTACTTCCAGGAGATCGGGCTCGCGCTGGAGCCGAAGCTGGTCGACGCGCTCAACCGCAACGGCCTGAACCGCCCGGACGCCAAGGTGTTCGTGCAGTCGTTCGAGGTGGCGAACCTGAAGACCCTCAACAGGTCGCTGCGGGTGCCGATCGTGCAGCTGGTCAACGGCTCGGGCGCGCCCTACGACTTCACCAAGGCCGGGGACAAGCGCACCTACGACGACCTGGTCACGCCCGCCGGGCTCAAGGAGGTCGCGACCTACGCCGACGGCATCGGCCCGTCGAAGGACCGGATCATCCCGCGCGACGCGGCCGGTTTCCTGCTCGCGCCGACGAACCTGGTGAAGGACGCGCACGCCGCGAAGCTGGTCGTGCACCCGTTCACCTTCCGCAACGAGAACGCGTTCCTGCCCGCCGACTACCGGTCCTCCACCGATCCCGCCGCCTACGGCCGCGCGTTCGACGAGTACGCGAAGTTCTTCGCCACGGGCATCGACGGGCTGTTCAGCGACAACGCGGACACCGCCGTGGAAGCGCTTGCCTCGACCCGGCGCTGA
- a CDS encoding ESX secretion-associated protein EspG — translation MTPERQTTSSAAYLAAWEHLDLGAMPIVLHVGHDRLSVAAAWSELADLDLVRGNEIDPWLASAFKLLANPPRSADLRLGIGRSGVRALAGSAGGGGVLAVLRNQELTVCEFTHGDLVGELVALVPPFTPDTLLRGQFGAAVLDRSGRRRRAADFVDFHDAATGRFLSDGTVADAGVLEERVVTLLRDLDG, via the coding sequence GTGACCCCAGAGCGACAAACCACGAGTTCCGCCGCCTACCTGGCGGCCTGGGAACACCTCGACCTCGGCGCCATGCCGATCGTCCTGCACGTCGGGCACGACCGGCTGTCGGTCGCGGCGGCCTGGAGCGAGCTGGCCGACCTGGACCTGGTGCGCGGCAACGAGATCGACCCGTGGCTCGCGTCCGCGTTCAAGCTGCTGGCCAACCCGCCCCGCTCGGCCGACCTGCGGCTGGGCATCGGCCGTTCGGGGGTGCGCGCCCTGGCCGGGTCGGCCGGGGGCGGCGGTGTGCTGGCGGTGCTGCGCAACCAAGAGCTGACCGTGTGCGAGTTCACCCACGGGGACCTGGTCGGCGAACTCGTCGCGCTCGTGCCGCCGTTCACCCCGGACACCCTGCTGCGCGGCCAGTTCGGCGCCGCCGTGCTCGACCGGTCCGGCCGCAGGCGCCGGGCCGCGGACTTCGTCGACTTCCACGACGCGGCCACCGGCCGTTTCCTGTCCGACGGCACCGTCGCCGACGCCGGGGTGCTGGAGGAGAGGGTTGTCACGCTCCTGCGCGACCTCGATGGATGA
- a CDS encoding LLM class flavin-dependent oxidoreductase: protein MSVTLHWFLPTSGDGRTIVERFHANRTQGAPAQRDPDIDYLAQIARAAEANGFVGVLTPTGTWCEDAWLTTAALIAETKKLKFLVAFRPGVISPTLAAQMASTYQRISKGRLLLNVVTGGDAIEQQRFGDWHDHDQRYARTDEFLHVVRNAWTGQPFDFSGEHYRVAGATVLAAPNPTPQIYFGGSSDAALPVAARHADVYLTWGEPPEAVAEKIGRVRALAEAQGRKIRFGIRLHTISRDTSAEAWLEAAKLLDALDPEQVRKAQSQLGASQSVGQQRMVALHGGDLSGGVRGLEIHPGLWAGIGLVRGGAGTALVGSHGEVADLIEEYHSLGVEEFVLSGYPHLEEAYWFGEGVRPELARRGLLAGQEDLVPAG from the coding sequence ATGAGCGTGACACTGCACTGGTTCCTGCCCACCTCCGGTGACGGCCGCACGATCGTCGAGCGGTTCCACGCGAACCGCACCCAGGGCGCGCCCGCGCAGCGCGACCCCGACATCGACTACCTGGCGCAGATCGCCCGCGCCGCCGAGGCGAACGGCTTCGTCGGCGTGCTCACCCCGACCGGCACCTGGTGCGAGGACGCGTGGCTGACCACCGCCGCGCTGATCGCCGAGACCAAGAAGCTGAAGTTCCTGGTGGCGTTCCGGCCCGGTGTCATCTCGCCGACGCTGGCCGCGCAGATGGCGTCGACCTACCAGCGGATCTCCAAGGGGCGGCTGCTGCTCAACGTCGTGACCGGCGGCGACGCGATCGAGCAGCAGCGGTTCGGCGACTGGCACGACCACGACCAGCGCTACGCGCGCACCGACGAGTTCCTGCACGTGGTGCGCAACGCGTGGACCGGGCAGCCGTTCGACTTCTCCGGCGAGCACTACCGGGTGGCGGGCGCGACCGTGCTGGCGGCGCCGAACCCGACGCCGCAGATCTACTTCGGCGGCTCGTCGGACGCGGCCCTCCCGGTGGCGGCCCGGCACGCCGACGTCTACCTGACCTGGGGCGAGCCGCCCGAGGCGGTGGCCGAGAAGATCGGCCGCGTCCGGGCGCTGGCGGAGGCGCAGGGGCGGAAGATCCGGTTCGGGATCCGGCTGCACACGATCAGCCGCGACACGTCCGCGGAGGCGTGGCTGGAGGCGGCGAAGCTGCTGGACGCCCTGGACCCGGAGCAGGTGCGCAAGGCGCAGTCGCAGCTCGGCGCCAGCCAGTCCGTCGGCCAGCAGCGGATGGTCGCCCTGCACGGCGGCGACCTCAGCGGGGGCGTGCGCGGCCTGGAGATCCACCCCGGCCTGTGGGCGGGCATCGGACTGGTGCGCGGCGGCGCGGGCACGGCGCTGGTCGGCAGTCACGGCGAGGTCGCCGACCTGATCGAGGAGTACCACTCGCTGGGCGTCGAGGAGTTCGTGCTGTCGGGCTACCCGCACCTGGAGGAGGCGTACTGGTTCGGGGAGGGCGTCCGGCCGGAACTCGCCAGGCGCGGCCTGCTCGCGGGTCAGGAGGACCTGGTCCCCGCGGGGTGA
- a CDS encoding ESX secretion-associated protein EspG, which produces MTSPGSVVLSTLEFDVVWEAARLVRRNVALDVPSPGITHTERAEFVRGAWASLEGRGLARGGRVVPEIADALALLSNPQVSFDIWIRAAGRTITGLAAAAGEDAVLAVVDGDEVWLIESRGSALAEAAVSVAGDMPAGFGRSISLPNDVLRAASDEAGRSAEKLVLALERKGLPLSEAQELARMADGMGTRGQFGAERGQNGGPPLRAGRVVAFHDASSGRFLHQVRPSTDGRNWSTITPVDNARLAVCLWELLQEV; this is translated from the coding sequence GTGACATCCCCAGGCTCGGTCGTGCTTTCCACGCTGGAGTTCGACGTCGTGTGGGAGGCCGCCCGGCTGGTGCGGCGCAACGTCGCGCTGGACGTGCCGAGCCCCGGGATCACGCACACCGAGCGCGCGGAGTTCGTGCGCGGTGCGTGGGCTTCGCTCGAAGGGCGCGGCCTGGCCCGCGGGGGCCGGGTCGTGCCCGAGATCGCGGACGCGCTGGCGCTGCTGTCCAACCCGCAGGTCTCGTTCGACATCTGGATCCGGGCGGCGGGCCGCACGATCACCGGGCTCGCCGCGGCGGCCGGTGAGGACGCGGTGCTGGCCGTCGTCGACGGCGACGAGGTGTGGCTGATCGAGTCCAGGGGCAGCGCGCTGGCCGAGGCCGCGGTGTCCGTGGCCGGTGACATGCCCGCCGGTTTCGGGCGGTCCATCAGCCTGCCGAACGACGTCCTGCGCGCGGCATCCGACGAAGCCGGGCGCAGCGCCGAGAAGCTCGTGCTCGCCTTGGAGCGCAAGGGTTTGCCGCTCAGCGAGGCCCAGGAGCTCGCCCGCATGGCGGACGGCATGGGCACCCGCGGCCAGTTCGGCGCCGAACGCGGCCAGAACGGCGGCCCACCGCTGCGCGCGGGGCGCGTGGTCGCGTTCCACGACGCGTCCTCCGGCCGCTTCCTGCACCAGGTGCGCCCCAGCACGGACGGCCGCAACTGGAGCACGATCACGCCCGTCGACAACGCCCGGTTGGCCGTCTGCCTGTGGGAGCTGTTGCAGGAGGTCTGA
- a CDS encoding transglycosylase SLT domain-containing protein, with protein sequence MSAKDEVAALPGGQALAALAAKVDTAQPEAVREIATRWKEAADKSGESGNAVQQSVNQLDGAWEGVSADGFVAYMGEFTKGGNSLKDALTNAATDLESAAAALETAKTSITRICEDLLSAARRTRQQNPDAPPADVDGLIQGLCADAASDAQPVIATADNALNTALGAIKGRADAIAPKFSTMGDPTIQKFVPSTDNPVEWTPKPEADTSTSSATAPTTPQDTAQQTSNAPTGSAPTSGGSSTGGGSSFSGGGGGGGGGETGGGGGGGFGGYGSSGPPPSSGPPPGNVDQWIREAIKILQENGIPVTDANIDEIWTIIEKESGGNPHALNDWDSNAAAGTPSKGLMQCIDPTFQSYKLPGHDDIYNPIDNIIAGVRYTFSRYGGFEGHPGLASMAGGGGYQGY encoded by the coding sequence ATGAGTGCGAAGGACGAGGTCGCGGCCCTGCCCGGCGGCCAGGCGCTGGCCGCTCTGGCCGCGAAGGTCGACACCGCCCAGCCCGAGGCGGTCAGGGAGATCGCGACCCGCTGGAAGGAAGCCGCGGACAAGAGCGGTGAGAGCGGCAACGCGGTCCAGCAGTCGGTGAACCAGTTGGACGGCGCTTGGGAAGGTGTGTCCGCGGACGGATTCGTCGCGTACATGGGCGAATTCACCAAGGGCGGCAATTCGCTCAAGGACGCGCTGACGAACGCGGCCACCGACCTGGAATCCGCCGCCGCCGCACTGGAAACCGCGAAGACCTCCATCACCCGCATCTGCGAAGACCTGCTCAGCGCCGCCCGCAGAACCCGCCAGCAGAACCCCGACGCCCCACCCGCCGACGTCGACGGCCTCATCCAGGGCCTGTGCGCGGACGCCGCAAGCGACGCCCAACCCGTCATCGCGACCGCCGACAACGCCCTCAACACCGCACTGGGCGCCATCAAGGGCCGCGCCGACGCCATCGCGCCCAAGTTCTCCACCATGGGCGACCCCACCATCCAGAAATTCGTCCCCTCCACCGACAACCCCGTCGAGTGGACCCCCAAGCCGGAGGCCGACACCTCCACCTCCAGCGCGACCGCCCCCACCACCCCCCAGGACACCGCCCAGCAGACCAGCAACGCCCCCACCGGCAGCGCCCCCACCAGCGGTGGCAGCAGCACTGGCGGCGGCAGCTCGTTCAGCGGCGGTGGCGGTGGCGGCGGCGGTGGTGAAACCGGAGGAGGAGGCGGCGGCGGCTTCGGCGGCTACGGCTCCAGCGGCCCACCCCCGAGCAGCGGCCCACCCCCCGGCAACGTCGACCAGTGGATCCGCGAGGCCATCAAGATCCTCCAGGAAAACGGCATCCCGGTCACCGACGCCAACATCGACGAAATCTGGACCATCATCGAAAAGGAGTCCGGCGGCAACCCGCACGCCCTCAACGACTGGGACTCCAACGCCGCCGCAGGCACCCCCTCAAAGGGCCTGATGCAATGCATCGACCCCACCTTCCAGTCCTACAAACTCCCCGGCCACGACGACATCTACAACCCGATCGACAACATCATCGCCGGCGTCCGCTACACCTTCAGCCGCTACGGCGGCTTCGAAGGCCACCCCGGCCTAGCCTCCATGGCAGGCGGCGGCGGCTACCAGGGCTACTAG
- a CDS encoding TAXI family TRAP transporter solute-binding subunit: MRSWNLRVAVAVLAVGLAAAGCGGKREAAVSGDAGTGSCEAADGRITIATGNAGGVYYVVGGGLAQLISDNTKLKATAAETGASVQNIQQLVAGNYDVAFSLADTAADAVNGKDAFDGKPQKVKALTRLYSNYTQVLVRTDSGIDSVADMKGKRISTGSPKSGTEVIANRLLAAVGLDPAADVRAQRLDLTKTADGMKDGSIDGLVWSGGLPTAQMTDITTSLKGKVKLIDISGQLDALKKINPVYDVAPVPAATYGLAADVPTIVVPNVLLVREDFPAANACAITKLIYDRKADLEKVHPAAKDITKSKAAETDPVPLHPGSEQALRG, translated from the coding sequence ATGCGTAGCTGGAACCTGAGGGTCGCGGTGGCCGTGCTCGCGGTCGGGCTGGCCGCCGCCGGGTGCGGGGGCAAGCGCGAGGCGGCCGTGTCCGGGGACGCGGGCACCGGCTCGTGCGAGGCGGCCGACGGGCGGATCACCATCGCGACCGGCAACGCGGGCGGCGTGTACTACGTCGTCGGCGGCGGCTTGGCGCAGCTGATCAGCGACAACACCAAGCTCAAGGCCACCGCCGCGGAGACCGGCGCGTCCGTGCAGAACATCCAGCAGCTCGTCGCGGGCAACTACGACGTGGCGTTCTCGCTGGCGGACACCGCCGCGGACGCGGTGAACGGTAAGGACGCGTTCGACGGGAAGCCGCAGAAGGTCAAGGCGCTCACCCGGCTGTACTCGAACTACACGCAGGTGCTCGTGCGGACTGACAGCGGCATCGACAGCGTCGCGGACATGAAGGGGAAGCGGATCTCCACCGGTTCGCCCAAGTCCGGCACCGAGGTGATCGCCAACCGGCTGCTGGCCGCCGTCGGCCTCGACCCGGCGGCGGACGTGCGGGCGCAGCGGCTGGACCTGACCAAGACCGCGGACGGCATGAAGGACGGCAGCATCGACGGGCTCGTGTGGTCCGGCGGCCTGCCCACCGCGCAGATGACCGACATCACCACCTCGTTGAAGGGCAAGGTGAAGCTGATCGACATCAGCGGCCAGCTCGACGCCCTGAAGAAGATCAACCCCGTCTACGACGTCGCCCCCGTCCCGGCCGCCACCTACGGTCTGGCCGCCGACGTGCCGACCATCGTCGTGCCGAACGTGCTCCTCGTGCGCGAGGACTTCCCGGCCGCCAACGCGTGCGCGATCACGAAGCTGATCTACGACAGGAAGGCCGACCTCGAAAAGGTGCACCCGGCGGCCAAGGACATCACGAAGAGCAAGGCCGCCGAGACCGATCCGGTGCCCCTGCACCCCGGATCGGAGCAGGCACTGCGGGGTTAG